A region of the Apium graveolens cultivar Ventura chromosome 6, ASM990537v1, whole genome shotgun sequence genome:
GTAAAATGAGTGTCTTATTAgcccatctatggcgtagtgtaaGAAAATCTTCCTAATCAAACAGATTATACATATTTTTAATAGATAAAATAATTGGAGATTTATTGTTTGTATTATGTTCATAGACGGATGCAGTAAAAAAAAGTGTAACATCTTTGATGTTGAACTCACACCATTGATATTTCAAACACAATAAATCCAGAGTTAAGAAGGAAATATAGAAAAATGTTACAGGAAGTTCTTAATATGTCATGTCAATTGTCTACACTTGGAAGATTGTAAAATACTTCCTCAAAAACTACATTATTTGTGATATCTGTGCTAATACCATCATAACTATCTATGAGAATATGGAGGCCTTCAGGTCGTGTCACTCTGGATATAGCAATATAAATGTGTATGTGCGAGAAAGCTGCTTTAGGAAGGTAAAGCCCAATCGTATCAAGTGATTGTCCCGGTCTTTTGTGAATCGTCATGGCATAACATATTTGAATCGGAAACTGAACGTGTTTAAATTCAAACGGCCAGTTCGTGTCACTTGGAATCATCTCAATTCTAGGTATTAGATGTTTCGTTCTAACATGAGAGCCACACAAAATCTCACATTCAATATTGTTCTTCCTACAGGATTTCAAAATCATTCTTGTACCATTGCATAATCCCATGATCTAGTTTAAGTTTCTCATAAGCATGACGACAACTCCTACCTTCAACTTTAACTCATGCTTAGGAATGCAAGGCATATTGATAGAGTTTAGATACTCAACTGGAAAAGTGGATCTGAAATCATTATCATCATCACCTGCATCATCAATTGAATCCTCACTCAGATAAGTGTAAACCATGCCAGGAATTTTTTTAACTATCGTTGTATTAATCTCATCCACCACGATATTGGTAGGTGTGAGTATGGCCCTTAATCTGAGGTATTCATGTGAAGAGATATTTTGTATAAAATCTGGGTACGTCACTTCAAAAAGCTTCTGGATTGGATCTCCGGACGTATGAATGATATATTGATCAAGAATCTTTATTAACATTTCACCAGTGTCTGGACTTGGAGAAATATTGGTTTCTTTGCCATCACCGACAGAAAGCTGCCACTTGCTAAAGTCCGCAATGGTTTTGTTCTCCAAATCACTATTTCCTGCATTAAGCCGCATGTTTGCTTCAATAAAAATACTTCACAGGATTCCCAAAGCTTGGATTTATTGAGGGTAGCGCAGACAACTTCAGCCCTTGACGCTTTTGGAATGACAGGAAGTATCTGCCTAAAATCTCCACCAAAAACAATGGTTATACCACCAAATGGGCTTTTAGCTCTGCTTTTATCAATAGCAGACATAATATCTCTCAAGGATCAATCAACGCATTCAAAAGCATGACGATGTTGCATAGGAGCCTCATCCCAAATTATTAAATTAGTTCGCTGAAGTAGCTCAGAAATATCAGTCCCGTGTCTTAAACCGGCAGAACAATTTTCATCAAGCTTGAGTGGAATGTGAAATCGGGAGTGTGCGGTTCTTCCACCAGGAAGCAACACAGCAGCTATACCACATGAGGCAACAGGAAGCACAATCTTATGCTCTGATCGTAATCGACAACACAGTGTCTGCCACAAGAAAGTCTTTTCACATCCTCCACTTCCGTAAACAAAGAAAACACCACCCTTTTCTGGTTGATATTGTCAAGAATGGAATCATAGACTATCTTATGTTCATCATTGAGAAGACTATGATTTCTTGTGTGGATTCTCTTCATTTCTTCTATATCATAGGATGTTTTCTCAAGAATTAGTCTATTCTCAGAGATCGAAAAACAAGCATCTCCGGGATATGACATATCTGGCAAGTTTCTAAGGCTTTTACCaatatcattcaacaatttctctATCTTTGcaataaaattaataaaacttGATAACATTAATCCAAACATGGAACATGTAATATGTACAAAGCATTATTAACAGCTCATACCTGTAAGAGGGTAATTCTGGACCTCAATATCTGATAGACAAATGTTTGGATTCCCAGTGAGATATCGCCTCAGAAGAAGAATATCATCTGACATGCATCCCCAATGAGCTTCCCAAAGGCTACGCGGATGAGAGACTGGACTGTATACTAAAATGTTGACAAACATGGCACGTAATTGTGGAGGCATGGATGTATGCGAATTTTCACTTATAGCTTCGTGCCATTGCTGGTCGTCCTAGAGGATACCTAGTGCGGCACAGGCTTCGTGAAAGGAGTTATAAACATGGCCGTGGACTGTATTCAAATCATCAAAACATACAACACCTTTAATCCTGAGCAGGAGCATGCAGAGATATAATAGTTCACCACTAGATGAATGTACTTCAGCAAGCCTACCGATGACATCACCTCTTTTCCTCTGTTTCCAGATACCAGGTTGTGGATGCCATGCAAACTTGCTTGGAAATTCTGAATAGGTTAAATTTGGGGCCTCTGCATATGTTTTATTTGCATCAAACCATGCTTCTAATTTGATTTTCTTTGTTCCAGCATTGTCGAAAACTTGCTGTAGATTTTGTGAGCCTTTAAACGACACATGCTTGTCATTCGGTACATGTACTGGCAATCGTTCAACGAAAGGCCACCGGGAATGGATGTCAAAACCAAATATCCCCCATGATGCTTCAGATGCACAAACATATCTTCCATCCAAGTATTGCTTGACTTCATCAAGCAGCCGTTTCTCAGGAGTGATTGTGGTTGTGCACcctttttttgtttatttttttccTCAGACACATGGTAGCGGTATCATGtccttttaaaaaatatttaaacataTATTTCAATGATCTGGAGCTGTTAGAAATCTCCAAATTTGTGTGACATTGAAATCTTATTAGAAGATCTCGATTGTAGAGGACAACATAACGATTATCCAGGTCAATTCCCTTTTTCTTCACGGTAATTCCAGTTTTCCTCCTCTTATAGATGGGAAAGCCACAGTCATCAAAGTATGTGTAAGAATTATACCTGTTAAAAAGGAAATAACGATGTTtcaatttaattaaaataaatctaAAAGGAATGTTTTACTAAAAGGTGAAAAATTAAATGTTATATTCTTCCAGCAGTTTTTGGAAAATTAATTTAATGTAAAAGATCTCATAATTACCTTTTAGGAAAATATTTAATACAACGACCTTTAACCATACACGGAGAATTGACACAGTCAGTGCCACATGGTCCGTCGATCATGTAATTCTTGACAGCTTCGTAACCAACTGGACCAATACTTGGATCAGGAATTTCTACAGAAACCATTTTATCTATTTGTTCAGTTGTTTTGGGACGATCGTTTGGATGCAACCATATTAACATGTGAGCATATGGCAATCCACACTTTTGAAACTCTATGACGTGCATTACTGTAATATGAAATTgatgaaaataattaaataaagccTTACATACATGTCATATTAAATTTAAATCATAAGCAATCTGTTAGAGGAAGAAATCCTGAAAATAGCATACCTCCAATACAACGTCCAAAGCAATTCTTATTTTTTATTTGATCAAGAAGTTGGTCAACTTTCATTTTAAATACCCTTGCAACGACGTCGGGTGCATCAACAACATCAACACCAGGTAGAAATTTTAACATCCTCTGAATTTCAGGCCATTTTGTGTTAGTGGTCATCGTAAGGAACAATGATGGGTGTCCAAGTGTTCGACAAATTGCCATTGCGTCCTTGAAATACTGGTTCATGTATCTTTTACTGCTAGTGAAGGAGGCTGGTAAAATTGTTGCCTTGCCGACATTTTCAGGATTGCTGTCACCCTAATCTAGTGTATCTCGTATGTTGTGGTACATATCAGAACGAATTGTAGTCTGGTGACCTCTAATCCAGTCAAGTCTATATTGCTCAATCGCAGTAAATGCGTCAACAACATATTACTGCCATAAACGACCTCCCAGATGTGGAGTCAAGCCTGAATATACATGAGACAATTTCGGGAGAAAATTAGAATGGTAGAATTAATTCATATATAAGTGTTCAAATTTAGGTCATGATTTTGAACATACCTTCTGAAGGCCGTATCATGAGTTTATAATTGTAATATTCTTTCATCGTGATGAACTCTCTCTCCCCCTTTTCATCCACATCTTCATCTTCGGTATTCTGACGTTgtttctgatttttttgatttgGTCTGTTTAAAGGGATTTGACGGTAATATCCGATGTCTCCATGAGGAAAAAGAATAGGATACTGAAGCTGCATAAACCGTGGATCTGTTTCAAAAATTCTCTCCAATCCATTGGTTCTCGAATGGATTATTGTATCCCTGCATCCTTTAGCATACTCATCAGTGACAATCAACCCGGCAACTTCATTCGATGGACCAATATGGTTAGGTCGACCAGATGCAGAAGACGAATATATTAGAACCAATCTAAATTCATCAACTATATTCTGACTAATTCTTTCACGTGCCATACGAAAACCTTTGGCCAAACAATTATGTTTATCCAACATTTCTAACAATGAATCAACAATTTCTTCATCCACGGCATTTATTCTGTTATGTACTTAATCTTCAGTATCATATATGTAGAGTTGACAGAATTTGGGGTTCTCACCATAAAGTGGTACAAAGCTTCCCATACTGTGGTAATTTACACCTTTTACCTTGAAAAAGTAAGGAGCACCGCCACGATTGATACTACGATCAATTTGACCTCCGGTGGAAGATATGGCAAACATACAGTTGTACATTCTAATATTTTCCTTGAAATGCCTAAAACGGGATCCACCAGTAAGGAGTGGATCGAGAGGCTCGGGAGGTTGCTTTTCTTTCTCAAGAATTATCTGACCAGTTTTATAATAAAGAGAGAAAGTTGGAGGCTTTTTGGTCGCTTTTTTATTGTTTCTTTCATGATTCCACATGATGGCCTGACACTTTGAACAAATTCTATCAGGATCACCGACATCGAGGTACTCACTCCACTTAGTAACAGTATTGTCTAAATCATGTACATCAACATCGTCACAATCACCTACAAATTTTGAAATTATTATGACTGTGGAACATCAGAGTAATTAAGAATGAAACTGAATTTAAGTTCATACCGGTAGATATACAATCACTATCGCTGCTGTCACAATCTTCAACATTGTTAAATTCTCCTAATAAGTTCTTAGAACCTGAACTTTCTCCTTGCTCATAATAACTTTTTACGGAAGATGTATCATATGTTGAAGAACCTGGACTAATTTTACCATAAGTTTTTTTGGATTGTTATTTTACAGTGATATCACTGCTGGAACCTAAAGTTACTTGTGGTTGTTTAAATATAGTGGATGCGGGCAGTGCAAAAGTGATAGCACTCTTGGCACTTTGAGTATTTTTTGGAGCTGCAATATTTCGTTGTTCTCCTGCTACAATAACAACATTGTTAATAAGATCAACTACTACTATCTTTATTTCCATAAATAGTAAGCATCTCTAATATACAATTTTGATTTTGAAACGCACCTTCAAATCTCATGGGTCGTAATTTATGAACGCATGGAGTATCAGGAGTTGCGCATGTTTCTCCATTTATCTATACACCTACATGGTTGACCTAAAATTTATCAAATTGTGTGATGAATTTAACaatttaaaaattgaattttgtCAATATAACAATTAGACAACCATGGACAACTGTAATAAAAATAACGTTGGTTATGTTTTGACCTGATATTTGCGAACAGTATGAACGTGAAGTGTTTCCAGGTTGGGTGTATGGAGAATTATCGAGTAATTCTCTGTCACGCGGACTCTTTCCGCACAACCTATTTTTTCTTTTACCTGGAGAAAAACATAACCAATTCAGCCAATATCATATAAAATTAAACACAAAGTTTTCCAACTATGAGTGAAGTAAAATGTGCTTATGTGTGAGAAGCATGTGAAGGTGACACAGTTCCCACAGGCTTGTGCACAATGCTTTCACTAATAGTTGGATCATCCGTCAGTGTACTCAGGAATATTTTGTGTTCCTTAAAACTGTAGTTCTTTCGACGCACCCTCATTTGGTTTTTTTTCCTGCAATTTCCAGTAAAGATATTTATATTATCAAACAGGATTCTTTAGTAAAAAAAAAATAACTGACCACACTTATTATTGTTTACCAGGTTGTTTCAGGTTTGGTTTTGCATTTGGTTTAGTATTGAGGCAACATCCGTCAGTACCTAGTTTCTCAAAACTGGATTGGAAATTAATGTCAACCTGAACTTCATGGAGTGTTGACATTAACATCTGTCCGGTGGCTAATCTATCCTTATCACTAGATTAGTAATTACCGACAACTGAAACTGCATAATCAAAAGGTATATTAAAATTAGGAATATTGTAGCTATAAATGTAAACTTGGGAATTTACCAGCCTTTGTCGTGTCAAGAGTGCGCAGAGTCTGCTTGCCTAAATCTTCCAAACACAATGGAAAATCTTCGGAGATTTGTTGCTTACATAATTCTACGTTAATATCTTGCAGCTCTGTGTGTCTAAGATACCTATTTTCAATTCCACTGAATGCTGAACATGGTATTGTGTAAACACAACATGAGTATTACattaaaaagaaaacaaaaacatGTCAAAGTGGACCGCAGTATACGACATACCTTGACTATGTTCAATACTTGATCGGCTGATAGATGATATACTTGACGGAATTATTGGACTCTGATTATCCTTGCGACTATCTGACAATGCATGTCCAATCAAAATTATTCGATAAGATCCGAGTTTAACTAAAGCAAAGAATAGAGAAAAACTTATTTTCAATTCCACCAAATGTTGATCATGGTATTGTGTAAACACAACATTAGTATTACATTAAGAAGCAAACAAAAACCATTCAAAGTGGCCGAACCTGCAGACTGTAAATTCTGACTAAATTCGATATTCTTTGATAATTCAGTCAAAGGAGACAGCTTTACAGAATTACCTGCATCCATGAAAGGGGAATACAATATTAACTTAAAATACCAGGCCTATCTACATACATGACTGTCCTACAATTCAAGTTACCGTTAATTATTTTTAGAGGATTACGACTAAGATATTATGCATTATTAGTCCTCAAAGACTGATTGAACGGCTGCGGTTTGGTACCTGTAACAATCACAAATAAACAACATTAACTATACATCAGAATTTTTAGAATGTCTGGCTTTGGCCATGTTCAATAGTTGATCGGCTGAGAGATGCTTAACCTGACAAAATTAGTGGATTCTGATTCTCCTTGCTACTATCTGAAAATGCATTTTCACACATATTTATTGGATCAGATCCGGGTTTAATTGAAGAAAAGAATAAAGATAGCCTTATTAACGTCTGCATAATAACTTTTAGATTCAAACTACGTCAGtaaacgtgacccggtacgcgtagaaaggaataaaattaatgaaggacaaattttatgatcagacatgagttgtgatgtgttcgtatgtgtgcttgcttgtctgtatgcatgattacgtgatctgttgacatttttatggatttaattgaattatttgatttaaataaggtttatttaaccttcgcacatttttataaaattatctgagtaagataaaggcatgagatttgttctgttatcttcgtaatgaaagagatatatcctaagtccaatcatgtatgaagatttaggaataacttttatgtaatctgtattgatttcattgatattaataaaagacttattttgtttatattgcgggctctatctatttaaatgtttaaataagatataccacagtttagagtaaaactttttatggattgtgatgagatcaaaataatgagacctaaaagatgataactctaaacttaaatagttcctggtcgtaggattactaactggtaattaataatccgcaaagatcggtacatactatgcttgcttcattatgaaggatgtctgttctcatagacatttgtgtggtgacactatagctagtatgtaggtgcttattatagaataagttcactgaacatgactcacacagctgaacaactgacggagttcactcacgtgtcagcagttgttcacatagtgatagttgtacaagtatccttagacttgaggtcatcatagtcatcttgtgtacactgaactatgctttggtttggttcttagtctcaagggacaattataagggctctactgggtataggaatttgtatacgaagatagtgtatgatcaataaaggatctaccccttccagtgtaggaagagaatgttcaatgctgatccactaatgttagttcaggaatctctggccagagtgaatgaaattagaaaggagtttctaatttacatttaatagaactaagcatagtgaatgggaaagcaagtgattaaataagataggcttgacacaagtttcatgccttgtatttaatcgtgacagtgcagggtagaaggaattaattgtacggtgactactcactgaataggttcttggtattctaagcagtgaattcgtattatccggatagtcgcgatatgctgagaagtatccctcacggtttagaataaatatgattaattaattaatcatatttaattaatcatatttgctgctgaccatgcaaatatgtcactattttcttgcaaaaatttcaccaacttccctctcATGGGTtcctcgagcgttgctccaataaaagtcaccttctcaggattttcaggggctaaaggaattgaaaccaagtcttctgctgactttcctcttttcttatcattctctcagatatccagatcttcaataggaagaacctgccccccaactccatctaccctcaaagaggccacataacagcttctagccattttttggtctcctctctcttctctgATCCCATCCTGGGTAGGAcacttcataactgaatggtaggaagaagggactgccttgaaggcgtgtatccctgttcttcccataatagcgttgtaagtcgaactagccttcaccaccacgaagtccaacatctgagttgctttccttggttcctgtcctatggttgttggcaacttgattatcccttctatggggcactccactcccgcaaacccatatattggcatgtcggttggggtcaattgcGAGTCGTTATATCAcatcctcaaaaaggtgtcatggagcaagatatctactgaagcaccattatccacaaggacccttctcactgggctgttccctattatcggggttataaccaacgggtcgtcatggggaaatttcacaccctctagatcagaatcatcaaaagacattgttacgcctgtcctggccctcttcggggcttccccaataatatgcataacttctcgggcatacgctttcctggaattcttggataacccagcagcagttggtcctccaaagattgtgtttatcacaggccctcggggttgtggtcctctgaagattgtatttatcactggtcccctaggctggggatttcgcccctgatcgtcttggtccctcctacgatcttcaaagttctttcttccattgttattcctatcccctccatctccagtgtatttgttcaatcttccttttcaaatgaggaactcaatttcatcgTTCAGTTGTCTAgactcatcggtgtcatgaccgacatctttatgaaatctgcaatacttgctcttatctagcttggcaggagcagccttcaaaggcttaggccaacgaatatctcgatctttctcgatttccatccagatctggcttctaggagcattcaacttagcgtattcagtgaacttttgcccaggtcctcccttcttgggggctgaatcagggttttgctcggttctaggatacttgtccttagcgatatactccagatcagttttccgcttcttgcctccagtgggctcattactcactacagtcttcctcatgttctcttccaccttgatgtacttccctgccctatcatcgagctgcaacatgctttcaggggggcgtttggctaaggacatcttgaaaaacttatccctagttccttgttgcagtgctatcatgactaccttatcatcaaggtctgggacttttaaagcctcctttgtgaaagAGTGAAAGAGTGATGTAACATTAGTGATCCTACCATTAGTGATTATGGAGGAAGAGTGAAAGagtgagagagaaagagagagtatgGAGGAAGAGTGAATGAGTGATGTAACAGAATGAGCAAATCATGCATgctttatttttttttgaaattattttccaTAGATAGGCtgattttgaaattcaaaaataggTAATTAGTAATTAAGTTGGGTCAATTGAAGCTAATTGGATAGTCCATGGATATGGCAAAATATATAGGATttgggtcatgggtaaatttattTACCCATGGGTAAATTAGGGAGTAGTCATTAAGATATATAGATGTTAGTCAACAGTAATTAAAGCAACACTTGTTTTGAAGAACAAAgtattaattaaatctataacCCTTATTATAATCGAAACCCCCGGTTTAAACGGTACCTTGGTGGGGAGGCTTACAATGTAAATGACCTAGAGAGCAAACCAAACCATTTTGCAAAGAAGTGGTGCCAGATTGATCAAAGTCTAATGCAAATTTATATAAATGAAACGATCATTACAAAAAGTCAAAAACTACGGCGATAATTATACAAGTGTGAACAGTTAAACAATTTACTTCATAAATATTGTATACTATGTTAGTCAACAGTTATTGATTAAATACATTAGAGATAACATTTTACATATAATAAAACATTTTTTGTACAAATTGATCTAGCAAATCACAGCACACAATGTGATATTTCAAATAAGCGGGTCATACTTTTTTACATATAATAAACTATAACAACCTTAAATTGTAGAGTTAATATCACTTTGCATTCCTTCGGTTTCAGCATAATCCGGATTCGGTCAAGAACTTTAATTATATGCAATATGCATCCCTTAGATTTTCATATCCTTACAATGACTAACCCTCAGCCCGATTTTTCGTTAATTTTGATCGTTGATGGTTGGCTATGGGTAAAATGGAGATATTAcgtaaaaaaatatattaaaaattcaaaataaatgtaaaattaaaaataaaaattatagtttatttttttataatgtgagtatatatatacaaattattacaacgtgcgtaataattataaatatatcaaaatatgaTTTAACTTTAATATGTTAAAGATGAAATAATTAGATAGAAAGACTAAAAAactattattaatttttaaaaagtgCTAAAATCGATTTAACAACttgattcaattttttttttaaatcattatatttttttctaatatttcctatttattattattttatttaaaattttatatgtATTATCTCCGTTTTACCCCTAGTCAACCGTTACTTAACAGTCAAAATTGACAGAAAGTTGACTAACGGGTGGTTATTGTAAAAGTATAGAAATCTAAGAGATGCATTTTGCATAGAATTAAAATTCTTAACCTGCATTAAGTTAAACTAAGGGATACAAAGtgaaattaaatataaattatatgaCAATAACAGCATATACTCAAAAAAAGTACACCTTTTTTACTTAACATTTGTTTATTTTATCCACGCAATAGTAACACATTGCTtgacatttatttattttacaatCCTCTAAAAGAGACATGTCACACCAACACAATTTACCTTATTGTCATATTAATTTCAAAACAGAAATGCACTAGAAAAACACATCCTAACGAGCACCAAATTGAAAGATAACTACAGTCTACATGCTTTCTCAGTTTACGGAGAACCACAAATCGAAGCACAGCAATACGATGAGCGAAATACGACATTGCACTAGAACATGAGTCCACAGCAGCAGAACAGATTTTATTAGGGGAATATCGGCTTCGGTCTTGGTTCAGTACAACGAGCTCCAGCTCCTTTTGAGCCCCTTCTTTCTGTCTTTTCCCTTGCTAGCTTTCATGACCTCGTCCATTTCCTGCACGAAGTTCTGCAAATGTGAAATTGATTCATGAAAATGTGAAGGTATACATTTCCATTGAATGCAAAATTACGATGTATCTGTGTATTGCAATTTGTTCTATGAAGTGATTAGTGTGTGCCCAACATACTTGCtgcttcatcctcttcatctcttGCTGTTTACAAATGCATAAAACATATTAATCTATTCGGCATTAGTCAACAAGAGAACTATAGATAAACATACAGATTAGTTTTGAAGAAACAAAGTTGTAGCCACGGTCTTCCATACCATTTTTTGTTGCAGGCGTGCCTTCTCTGCTTTTAGCGCGTGCAGTTGGGCTTCTAAATCACGAGTATATGCCTAGCCAACCAGAAATTATGTAAAATAACTTTAGAAACAGACTTGGTCTAGACCTTTTCCAGACCATGGTttaaatctaaaatatttaaattgGGAAACATAATACTTAAATAGAGAAAAACCAATTTTTTTACAACCCCTTCACAAAGCATTATTTCGGGTGAAGGACAAGTTTAGACTATTTCTATATTAAATTAACAAAAATGACCATTTTGTGAAAAATTGACCAACTTTAGCCGATGGGATACCCACCTGAGTATTCCATATATGATAGCCAATTACCagtggagtatcttatacaaTTTGGGATACCCAACTGACGGTGGAGTATTCAATCGGTTAAAATTGGCCATTTTTTCAGAATGGTTATTTtggttaattttttttttaaaaatccgTTATTTTTATCAGTTTTCCATTACTTTGCATCTTCTATGTTATTCTTTACGGTAAATTTATTTCAGTGAAAACAGAGCGTACCTCTCTCCTAGCCCTTGACCTGGCGGCAGATTCTCTGTTTTTGAACACGCGACGCTGCTGCTTTCTCGACACCTCTTTGGATGCCGGATGACAGGACTTGTCGGCTAAATTGACATTTATATCAAGATTATTCACACTGTCGGAATTGTTTCCCCCGATACTGTCAGAGGAAACTGGAGTATCGGCTGACCCCTGCCTAAATCCACCTTCACGTGGTTGGTATCCACTATGTTTTCTTGCAATTGCAGCTGATGCTGCATCTTTGTCGCTTTTTTCCAGCAGTGTCTGATAAGCAGGCACATTTCTACCCCCTCCTGAAGCAATGACAGGCCTGACCATACAACCAGGTGTCCCAGATCCAACTGTTGTATTATTGTTGTTCTGGTATGACACACATGACTGCTGCAGAGGAGAAGAATAATCAGGTGCCCGCACCACACCAGCCATGATAAGAAAATCCTCGAGGTTCATCTCTTCGTTTGAAGGGATGAACTGTGGATTAATATTGGCTGTGGCTGCAGCAGTGGGGACTGTGGCTGCTCCCATGGGGGCAGCAGCGCCGAGGGCAATATCGGGGCTGGGGAGAA
Encoded here:
- the LOC141666683 gene encoding ABSCISIC ACID-INSENSITIVE 5-like protein 7 isoform X1 codes for the protein MVRTDNSDFLSRGEIDSSVHSTNPQHPDSHVLPSLDRQRSILSLLDVFQHTFSDDIGISGSMNIDELLNNVWTEEEIQAFEQTLLPSPDIALGAAAPMGAATVPTAAATANINPQFIPSNEEMNLEDFLIMAGVVRAPDYSSPLQQSCVSYQNNNNTTVGSGTPGCMVRPVIASGGGRNVPAYQTLLEKSDKDAASAAIARKHSGYQPREGGFRQGSADTPVSSDSIGGNNSDSVNNLDINVNLADKSCHPASKEVSRKQQRRVFKNRESAARSRARREAYTRDLEAQLHALKAEKARLQQKMQEMKRMKQQVCWAHTNHFIEQIAIHRYIEMDEVMKASKGKDRKKGLKRSWSSLY
- the LOC141666683 gene encoding ABSCISIC ACID-INSENSITIVE 5-like protein 4 isoform X3 encodes the protein MVRTDNSDFLSRGEIDSSVHSTNPQHPDSHVLPSLDRQRSILSLLDVFQHTFSDDIGISGSMNIDELLNNVWTEEEIQAFEQTLLPSPDIALGAAAPMGAATVPTAAATANINPQFIPSNEEMNLEDFLIMAGVVRAPDYSSPLQQSCVSYQNNNNTTVGSGTPGCMVRPVIASGGGRNVPAYQTLLEKSDKDAASAAIARKHSGYQPREGGFRQGSADTPVSSDSIGGNNSDSVNNLDINVNLADKSCHPASKEVSRKQQRRVFKNRESAARSRARREAYTRDLEAQLHALKAEKARLQQKMQEMKRMKQQNFVQEMDEVMKASKGKDRKKGLKRSWSSLY
- the LOC141666683 gene encoding ABSCISIC ACID-INSENSITIVE 5-like protein 7 isoform X5 is translated as MVRTDNSDFLSRGEIDSSVHSTNPQHPDSHVLPSLDRQRSILSLLDVFQHTFSDDIGISGSMNIDELLNNVWTEEEIQAFEQTLLPSPDIALGAAAPMGAATVPTAAATANINPQFIPSNEEMNLEDFLIMAGVVRAPDYSSPLQQSCVSYQNNNNTTVGSGTPGCMVRPVIASGGGRNVPAYQTLLEKSDKDAASAAIARKHSGYQPREGGFRQGSADTPVSSDSIGGNNSDSVNNLDINVNLADKSCHPASKEVSRKQQRRVFKNRESAARSRARREAYTRDLEAQLHALKAEKARLQQKMEMDEVMKASKGKDRKKGLKRSWSSLY
- the LOC141666683 gene encoding ABSCISIC ACID-INSENSITIVE 5-like protein 4 isoform X4, with product MVRTDNSDFLSRGEIDSSVHSTNPQHPDSHVLPSLDRQRSILSLLDVFQHTFSDDIGISGSMNIDELLNNVWTEEEIQAFEQTLLPSPDIALGAAAPMGAATVPTAAATANINPQFIPSNEEMNLEDFLIMAGVVRAPDYSSPLQQSCVSYQNNNNTTVGSGTPGCMVRPVIASGGGRNVPAYQTLLEKSDKDAASAAIARKHSGYQPREGGFRQGSADTPVSSDSIGGNNSDSVNNLDINVNLADKSCHPASKEVSRKQQRRVFKNRESAARSRARREAYTRDLEAQLHALKAEKARLQQKMQEMKRMKQQEMDEVMKASKGKDRKKGLKRSWSSLY
- the LOC141666683 gene encoding ABSCISIC ACID-INSENSITIVE 5-like protein 7 isoform X2 — translated: MVRTDNSDFLSRGEIDSSVHSTNPQHPDSHVLPSLDRQRSILSLLDVFQHTFSDDIGISGSMNIDELLNNVWTEEEIQAFEQTLLPSPDIALGAAAPMGAATVPTAAATANINPQFIPSNEEMNLEDFLIMAGVVRAPDYSSPLQQSCVSYQNNNNTTVGSGTPGCMVRPVIASGGGRNVPAYQTLLEKSDKDAASAAIARKHSGYQPREGGFRQGSADTPVSSDSIGGNNSDSVNNLDINVNLADKSCHPASKEVSRKQQRRVFKNRESAARSRARREAYTRDLEAQLHALKAEKARLQQKMQEMKRMKQQVCWAHTNHFIEQIAIHRYIVILHSMEMYTFTFS
- the LOC141666683 gene encoding ABSCISIC ACID-INSENSITIVE 5-like protein 4 isoform X6, with protein sequence MVRTDNSDFLSRGEIDSSVHSTNPQHPDSHVLPSLDRQRSILSLLDVFQHTFSDDIGISGSMNIDELLNNVWTEEEIQAFEQTLLPSPDIALGAAAPMGAATVPTAAATANINPQFIPSNEEMNLEDFLIMAGVVRAPDYSSPLQQSCVSYQNNNNTTVGSGTPGCMVRPVIASGGGRNVPAYQTLLEKSDKDAASAAIARKHSGYQPREGGFRQGSADTPVSSDSIGGNNSDSVNNLDINVNLADKSCHPASKEVSRKQQRRVFKNRESAARSRARREAYTRDLEAQLHALKAEKARLQQKMVWKTVATTLFLQN